A DNA window from Aureibacter tunicatorum contains the following coding sequences:
- a CDS encoding NADAR family protein, translating to MKFLFFWGHQPSRDGSVSSSCFSQWWQQIFEIDNIKYPTAEHWMMAEKARLFGDTEVLERILKAKSPGEAKKLGRLVKGFDQTIWESKRYQIVVLGNYHKFKQHPELMKFLLNTKERVLVEASPVDAIWGIGYDSNHQFANVPVKWRGLNLLGFALMEVRDMLK from the coding sequence ATGAAGTTTCTTTTTTTCTGGGGACATCAGCCAAGTAGAGACGGCTCTGTTTCCAGTTCATGCTTCAGCCAATGGTGGCAACAGATATTTGAAATCGATAATATTAAGTATCCAACGGCTGAGCATTGGATGATGGCTGAGAAAGCGAGATTATTTGGAGATACTGAAGTATTGGAAAGAATACTAAAAGCTAAAAGTCCCGGGGAAGCGAAAAAATTAGGGAGGTTGGTCAAAGGATTTGATCAAACTATTTGGGAATCGAAAAGATATCAAATAGTAGTGCTCGGGAATTATCATAAATTCAAACAGCATCCTGAATTGATGAAATTTTTGCTAAATACTAAAGAAAGAGTTTTGGTGGAAGCGAGCCCTGTGGATGCTATTTGGGGAATAGGTTATGACAGTAATCATCAATTTGCCAATGTGCCGGTTAAATGGAGAGGCTTGAATCTTTTGGGATTTGCCTTGATGGAAGTTCGAGACATGCTCAAATAA
- a CDS encoding helix-turn-helix transcriptional regulator, translated as MKVYQYMHAPSPAFGMDIFKPDFQHEGVVLLSNNGNGNKGIPIRCDHFIIVLCLEGEAFRRINHHRFPIKKGSLHIIKPGDIHSFSNTTSDFDIRLLLFERDYLLKSGMKAEVLDALLSFSEDCVPNIELENQDKLMWKSIFEDIDLELSGNEVFQAEIVNGILLNVIARIKRHFHCVEIPESGSRQQDIFLSYKKLVGEHFMEKKTVQEYADLMHISSKHLSETVKLLSGKSALFYIHERIILEAEYLITYTSASISEIAFYLNFDTPSHFGRFFKKQKLQTPLKFRVSVK; from the coding sequence TTGAAAGTTTATCAGTATATGCATGCCCCTTCGCCTGCGTTTGGGATGGATATTTTCAAGCCTGACTTTCAGCATGAAGGTGTAGTGTTGTTGTCCAATAATGGCAATGGAAACAAAGGTATTCCTATTCGGTGCGATCATTTTATTATAGTATTGTGTCTTGAGGGGGAAGCTTTTAGAAGAATAAATCATCATAGATTTCCGATCAAAAAGGGAAGCCTTCATATTATCAAACCCGGGGACATTCATTCATTCAGCAACACTACTAGTGATTTTGATATAAGATTGTTGCTTTTTGAGCGAGACTATTTGCTCAAATCCGGTATGAAAGCAGAAGTTTTGGATGCTTTGCTTAGTTTTAGTGAAGATTGCGTTCCGAATATAGAGCTTGAAAATCAAGACAAGCTCATGTGGAAATCCATATTTGAAGATATTGACTTGGAGCTAAGCGGAAATGAAGTGTTTCAAGCAGAGATCGTGAACGGTATATTATTAAATGTGATTGCCAGAATCAAGAGGCATTTTCACTGCGTTGAAATACCTGAAAGTGGAAGCAGACAACAAGATATATTCTTAAGCTATAAAAAATTAGTGGGCGAGCATTTTATGGAGAAGAAAACAGTTCAGGAATATGCTGACTTGATGCATATTTCTTCAAAACACTTGAGTGAAACTGTCAAGCTTTTATCGGGAAAATCAGCGCTTTTTTATATTCATGAGCGAATAATTCTTGAAGCTGAATATTTGATTACTTATACCTCTGCAAGCATCAGCGAGATTGCATTTTATTTGAACTTTGACACGCCCTCCCATTTTGGTAGATTTTTTAAGAAACAAAAGCTTCAGACTCCACTGAAGTTTCGAGTTTCAGTGAAATAA
- a CDS encoding isochorismatase family protein — protein sequence MEKRFAEFLSAENSVLALIDHQTGLLSSVRDIEPDLLKTNLIALAKMAKEAGIPVVITSSMPEGPNGPFIQEILDILPEAKYIKRPGEINAWDNEEFRNAIVETGRKKIIMAGIVTDVCLMFPALSALADGFDPYAIIDASGTWNKLVQEVTVQRLAQAGVKVSTWASALAEIMHDWRSEKAYPLAGVLSEHTSYGLVYESFLATQNQNA from the coding sequence ATGGAAAAGAGATTTGCTGAATTTTTAAGCGCAGAAAATAGTGTTTTGGCTTTGATTGATCATCAGACAGGATTATTGTCGAGTGTGCGAGATATTGAGCCTGATTTATTAAAAACAAATCTGATTGCTTTGGCAAAAATGGCTAAAGAGGCGGGAATACCTGTCGTGATTACTTCAAGCATGCCTGAAGGGCCGAATGGACCATTCATACAAGAGATTTTGGATATTTTACCAGAAGCGAAGTATATCAAAAGACCAGGGGAAATAAATGCTTGGGATAATGAAGAATTTCGAAATGCGATAGTGGAGACAGGACGAAAGAAGATAATCATGGCGGGAATCGTTACAGATGTTTGCCTGATGTTTCCGGCGCTTTCAGCTTTGGCTGATGGATTTGATCCTTACGCAATTATCGATGCATCCGGAACTTGGAATAAGCTGGTGCAAGAAGTTACGGTTCAAAGATTGGCGCAAGCAGGAGTAAAAGTGTCGACATGGGCGTCCGCTTTAGCGGAAATCATGCATGATTGGAGATCGGAAAAAGCATATCCATTGGCTGGAGTTCTTAGCGAGCACACTTCCTATGGCTTGGTTTACGAAAGTTTTTTAGCTACGCAAAATCAAAACGCATAA